In uncultured Methanobrevibacter sp., the following proteins share a genomic window:
- a CDS encoding metallophosphoesterase: MSFRIRRVLMSTPLIAIFEFFLMKYLFLLFGGLNDLYLLLLTVLFVLLNTVPMFFEEKKSRFITRALDEISGFWIWMSLFFFFDILFIYIIGTFIEIPFYIIVALLLLVPIITIYSYWHAHRIIIHEKTIELDKINQDINIVHLSDVHFGAIRHKKIILDLRDKLNELSTTCDLAIISGDFADGSCVVEADDFLPLKDVNIPIVFTAGNHDFYPGIENVYKACRKAGIIILDNEGMEFNDLNIFGLTYSFGEIETVSLDDLKSFIKEYKVNIINFHVPQNWEVFSSLGFDIQLSGHTHGGQFYPVVWIGNLIMYNMGLFKKSIGGKDRYLHVTTGVGSMDYPFRWGTDSELVILKLRKKN, from the coding sequence ATGAGTTTCAGAATAAGAAGAGTGTTGATGTCCACTCCACTTATTGCAATATTTGAGTTTTTCCTAATGAAATACCTGTTTTTATTGTTTGGTGGATTAAATGATTTATATTTGCTTTTATTAACAGTTCTTTTTGTTTTATTGAATACTGTGCCTATGTTTTTTGAGGAGAAGAAATCAAGATTCATAACAAGGGCCTTGGATGAAATATCCGGATTTTGGATTTGGATGTCCTTATTTTTCTTCTTTGACATTCTATTTATTTACATTATTGGCACTTTTATAGAAATTCCCTTTTATATTATAGTTGCCCTTCTTCTATTGGTTCCTATAATAACAATCTATAGCTATTGGCATGCTCATAGAATAATCATTCATGAGAAAACAATTGAACTTGACAAGATCAATCAGGATATTAACATTGTCCACTTATCTGATGTTCATTTTGGAGCAATCAGACATAAGAAAATCATTTTAGACTTAAGGGATAAGCTAAATGAATTATCTACCACTTGTGATTTGGCAATCATCTCTGGGGATTTCGCAGATGGTTCATGTGTGGTTGAAGCGGATGATTTCCTGCCACTTAAAGATGTGAATATTCCTATTGTCTTTACAGCAGGAAACCATGACTTTTATCCTGGAATTGAAAATGTTTATAAAGCATGCAGGAAAGCGGGAATCATTATTTTGGATAATGAAGGAATGGAATTCAATGATTTGAATATCTTTGGTCTTACTTATAGTTTTGGTGAGATAGAAACTGTAAGTTTGGACGATTTGAAATCATTCATCAAGGAATATAAGGTAAATATAATCAATTTCCATGTGCCTCAAAACTGGGAAGTGTTTTCAAGTTTAGGCTTTGACATTCAATTGTCTGGCCATACTCATGGAGGTCAGTTTTATCCAGTTGTTTGGATAGGGAATTTGATCATGTATAATATGGGTCTTTTTAAGAAGAGCATTGGTGGAAAGGATAGGTATTTGCATGTTACAACTGGTGTAGGTTCCATGGATTATCCATTTAGGTGGGGAACTGACAGTGAGCTTGTAATATTGAAATTAAGGAAGAAAAATTAA
- a CDS encoding alanine--glyoxylate aminotransferase family protein, with protein MNEILLMLPGPTTADPRVLQAMGKAVVNHRGDEFGEIYTETTQLMSKTFQTENDSYILTGSGTSAMEAALSNLVNRGDKVLNVIGGKFGERFAEIANYHGIESVPLNVEWGTAVTPDQVQEALEADEDIKAVTMVHNETSTGVAAPIQEVGEVMKNYDALFIVDTVSSLGGDYVDVDKFHIDACVTGSQKCLAAPPGLAAITFNDDAWAACEKVEPNNYYLNMPKYRANGNKTPAQTPYTPSVSLIYGLKAALEVIHEEGLENSVARHHQAAAASRDAVKALGLELFPDEAVSSATVTAVNIPEGVTDDDIRGTMLNKYKVQLAGGQDHLKGNIIRIGHMGVINYQELAITFTALGLTLKGLGLVDDAGAGVAALADHYI; from the coding sequence ATGAACGAAATATTATTAATGCTCCCTGGTCCAACAACTGCAGACCCAAGAGTATTGCAAGCAATGGGAAAAGCTGTTGTAAACCACAGAGGAGACGAATTCGGAGAAATCTATACTGAAACCACTCAGTTAATGTCTAAAACTTTCCAAACTGAAAATGATTCTTACATCCTTACTGGTTCAGGAACTTCTGCAATGGAAGCAGCTCTTTCCAACCTTGTTAACAGAGGAGACAAAGTATTGAATGTTATTGGAGGAAAATTCGGAGAAAGATTTGCAGAAATTGCAAACTACCACGGAATTGAATCAGTACCTTTAAATGTTGAATGGGGAACTGCTGTAACTCCTGACCAAGTACAAGAAGCTTTGGAAGCAGATGAAGACATCAAGGCAGTGACCATGGTTCACAACGAAACCTCCACTGGAGTGGCTGCACCTATTCAAGAAGTAGGAGAAGTTATGAAAAACTACGATGCATTATTCATTGTAGACACAGTATCCTCTTTAGGTGGAGACTACGTGGATGTAGACAAGTTCCACATTGACGCTTGTGTAACCGGATCCCAAAAATGTCTCGCTGCACCACCTGGACTTGCAGCTATTACCTTCAATGATGACGCATGGGCAGCATGTGAAAAGGTAGAACCTAACAACTACTACTTAAACATGCCTAAATACAGAGCAAACGGTAACAAAACCCCTGCTCAAACCCCTTACACCCCATCAGTTTCATTAATCTACGGATTGAAAGCAGCACTTGAAGTAATTCATGAAGAAGGACTTGAAAACAGTGTAGCAAGACACCACCAAGCAGCAGCTGCATCAAGAGATGCTGTTAAAGCTTTAGGTCTTGAATTATTCCCTGATGAAGCTGTATCCTCTGCAACCGTAACTGCAGTAAACATCCCTGAAGGTGTAACTGACGATGACATCAGAGGAACCATGTTAAACAAATACAAAGTTCAATTAGCTGGTGGACAAGACCATCTTAAAGGAAACATCATCAGAATTGGACACATGGGTGTAATCAATTACCAAGAATTAGCTATTACCTTTACTGCATTAGGATTAACCTTAAAAGGATTAGGTTTAGTAGACGATGCAGGTGCAGGTGTAGCAGCTCTTGCTGATCATTACATTTAA
- a CDS encoding GerW family sporulation protein, producing the protein MIDEAPIKATVEELRKLIHISNYIGEPIESEDKILIPVSKAAVGFGIGEQKAGQEITATGAGVSVEPVTMVVVSKGNSGADGIRTINLSKGNSTNKTLNELGLILTDILKDVIPSKRKDDEYINVDDVTEVEIQDGEIKEKAEDIVDEVEEELDIEIDDDE; encoded by the coding sequence ATGATTGACGAAGCACCTATTAAAGCAACTGTAGAAGAATTAAGAAAACTTATTCACATAAGCAACTATATTGGAGAACCAATTGAAAGTGAAGATAAAATATTGATTCCAGTAAGCAAAGCAGCAGTAGGATTTGGAATAGGAGAACAGAAAGCGGGTCAAGAAATAACCGCAACTGGTGCTGGTGTAAGTGTTGAACCTGTAACCATGGTCGTTGTATCAAAAGGAAACAGCGGTGCAGATGGAATCAGAACCATAAACTTATCAAAAGGAAACAGCACTAACAAGACATTAAACGAATTAGGCTTAATCTTGACCGATATCCTAAAAGATGTCATCCCATCAAAAAGAAAAGATGATGAGTACATAAATGTTGATGATGTCACTGAAGTTGAAATCCAAGATGGGGAAATAAAGGAAAAAGCTGAAGACATCGTTGATGAAGTGGAAGAAGAGTTAGACATTGAAATAGATGATGATGAATAA
- a CDS encoding thiamine pyrophosphate-binding protein, with protein MNTAEALIKLLEEDGVKHIFGHPGEQILPFYKALKDSSIEHILTRHEQGAAHAADAYARSSGNYGLCISTAGPGAMNLVMGVATAFKDSVPLLVITGDNDYSKKDEDIFQNSSINGVFENISIKSFRPSSGKSAISNLIEALVMFQKYPKGPVHINLSKDILLEDISLDDLDLKGIVDSFDHDIFEGIDSNLGIFDESISSFGDVYELVNIFDNHFIYYAGKLVFIDDFYSKFNSFSKNNASDVDNNINLAINKFKLSRKPLVIVGNGIVWGKAIDKLSIFVSKTWSPIATTFHSKGVITESDKLNLGIVGLRGTSLANYAYENSDCILVLGARLSERTIASCGYDGVKDKIIHVNIDDDCLKGNIDISMDASDFLDLLLKEIESKDYKNNEFILYNDWINEIYSHYEELIVDGIDDVEDNYIPLRPPYAINKIVNAFKGSYFLSDAGTHTTWTTLLSKNDRFGKLLFSGGFGPMGYGLPGAIGVAIAHPDSQIVVICGDGDIQMVIQELATLREYDLNVNVFIIDNSQLGIIRQWEETVYDMDKYQIELSNPDFAKLADAYGIESMRVESREDLDLAIDKAFSSNHAFLVDVCVCEEDIPLPR; from the coding sequence ATGAATACTGCAGAAGCATTAATCAAATTGCTTGAAGAAGATGGTGTTAAACATATATTTGGACATCCTGGAGAGCAGATACTTCCTTTTTACAAGGCGTTGAAGGATTCTTCAATTGAACATATTTTAACAAGACATGAACAGGGGGCTGCTCATGCAGCAGATGCCTATGCCCGTTCATCAGGCAATTATGGATTATGCATTTCCACTGCAGGACCTGGTGCAATGAATTTGGTCATGGGGGTTGCAACTGCCTTTAAGGATTCTGTACCCCTTTTAGTCATTACTGGAGATAATGATTATTCTAAAAAGGATGAGGATATCTTTCAGAATTCTTCAATCAATGGGGTTTTTGAGAATATAAGCATCAAGAGCTTTCGCCCGTCTTCTGGCAAATCAGCTATTTCTAATTTAATTGAAGCTTTAGTCATGTTTCAAAAATATCCTAAAGGGCCAGTCCATATCAATTTATCTAAGGATATTCTCCTTGAGGACATTAGTTTGGACGATCTTGACTTGAAAGGGATAGTCGACTCTTTTGATCATGATATTTTTGAAGGAATTGATTCTAATTTAGGAATATTCGATGAAAGCATTTCCAGTTTTGGGGATGTTTATGAATTGGTAAATATCTTTGATAATCATTTCATTTATTATGCTGGAAAATTAGTGTTCATTGATGATTTTTATAGTAAATTTAACTCTTTTTCAAAAAATAATGCGAGTGATGTAGATAACAATATCAACTTGGCTATTAATAAATTCAAACTTTCACGAAAACCATTAGTCATTGTAGGAAATGGGATAGTTTGGGGTAAAGCTATTGATAAATTAAGCATTTTTGTAAGTAAAACATGGTCGCCTATCGCAACTACTTTTCACTCTAAGGGGGTCATCACTGAAAGCGACAAATTGAACCTTGGCATTGTTGGCTTGAGGGGAACTTCACTTGCTAATTATGCATATGAGAATTCCGATTGCATTTTGGTTCTTGGTGCAAGATTATCTGAAAGAACCATTGCATCATGTGGTTATGATGGTGTCAAGGATAAGATAATTCATGTGAATATTGATGATGATTGTCTTAAGGGAAATATTGACATTTCCATGGATGCATCAGACTTTTTGGATTTATTGTTAAAGGAAATTGAATCTAAAGATTATAAGAACAATGAATTTATATTGTATAATGATTGGATTAATGAAATTTACTCTCATTACGAAGAGTTGATTGTTGATGGAATTGATGATGTTGAGGATAATTACATTCCATTAAGGCCTCCTTATGCAATCAATAAGATTGTAAATGCATTTAAGGGAAGCTATTTCCTTTCAGATGCAGGAACTCACACAACTTGGACAACATTGCTTTCAAAGAATGATAGGTTTGGAAAACTTCTCTTTTCAGGAGGATTTGGGCCAATGGGTTATGGTTTGCCTGGAGCTATTGGTGTAGCTATTGCCCATCCGGATAGCCAAATCGTTGTCATATGCGGTGATGGGGACATTCAGATGGTCATTCAGGAATTGGCTACCCTTAGGGAATATGACTTGAATGTGAATGTTTTCATTATAGATAACTCACAATTGGGAATAATTCGCCAATGGGAAGAAACAGTTTATGATATGGATAAGTATCAAATAGAATTGTCAAATCCAGATTTTGCAAAATTAGCTGATGCTTATGGAATCGAATCAATGAGAGTGGAATCCAGAGAAGATCTTGATTTGGCTATTGATAAGGCATTCAGTTCCAATCATGCATTTTTAGTTGATGTATGTGTATGCGAAGAGGATATTCCTTTGCCTAGATGA